The genomic interval CAGactttacatttctattttaaatgttttcatttattcagcatGTGAAGTTTTTGAAAATTCAACCTTTTTTGCTTCACAATCTTGACCCTGATCAGAAGGAGGTTTGAACTGGAGTAAAAACCATCTACTTGTGTTTGGCACTCATCTCTCCTGAGGAGAAATGGTAGCGCTCCTCGTTACAGAGAAGCAGATGGTACCATTTACTATGTGAAGTCCTTTTCCATCATTGCATTaagtctgtttctgctgtatttAGCACCAAAGTTTGTGTGGCTCCTCTGCATGGTACTGTACTGAACCTTCTCTTACCCATAAAGACATGAATGGATGTTCTTGTGctttttgttgtcactgttcTGGGTAATGTGAAACTAGTCAGATTAAGAGTTAAATTCAGAAGCTGATAAACAAGCTAGAAGATAACAGTGACTAAAAAAGCACAAGAAGCTAATTTGCTGTGATGATTTGGTACTATGGGAGATTGTTATTATGTTTTAGTTGGTGTAAGTTATGTTGTCTGATATGTTTTTCAGCTCTTTGCCTGTTTttcctatttaaaaaaaaaaaagttgatgtAAAAAATATTGCATTATTTGAATAAATAAGAGATCCGCTGTTTATTACTGCTGTGGTTTAATCACATGTTCTGTTACTAATAAGAAGCCGGAAAGACTGAGATTTGACCTTGACTTGAacttgaaagtaaaaaaaatgtacaacagACAGCCCTGCCTCATACAGTAGAAGGAGCTGACTTGGACTTGATTCGTCTCagatttgacttgacttgtttTGTCTCGAGTTACTTGAAACTTTGCGGAGAGTCATCTTGAATCAACCTAAATTTGACTTGGAGTTGTTTTGAAGGACATGAGACTTGACCTAGACTCCTCTAGAAGGACTTGCCTCAGTTTCTTGTGAAGGATCTGACATTTACTCTGGACTCGTCTAAAATGACTTGAAACTTGACTTGGACTTGGCCCACAGACTTAAAGACAGCTCTGTTACATATTGCTCAACAGGTAAATTCAAAGAAATCCTATTATCATAAAAACTGTAGAGTTTCAGTGGTGACTATTCACCCCCTAATTTATTGGGGAAACAAGGAAAATGGAATTTCCCTTTATGGGTCAAACTGGAAAGACCAGGTCCCCCTTTATTTGTGGCTGTAGACGTCCAACCAGCTGCCAACCAACTCCCACCCTCTCTGAGCAGTTAATAAACCAGTCTAACAGATTTCCAGAAactacatttaaatgttaactGATTGACAGCATTCCTGACTGTGTGATTAGGATGGAGAGACGGGCTGCACGAGCAGGTCCATGTGTCCATGTCATGTTAATAAACCCCTTTTTGCCAGATTCAAATGACACACAGTCTGACGTCTGAAAAAGTGATAGCAAACGTGTTTTAATGCTCCACTGCTCTGCAATTAGTGCAACGACGTCTGTCTGTAGACCTTTGCCTCTTACTTGTCCAGTTAAAAACCCAAAAGACCAGAGGGAGGCTTAGCCAACTCTTCACACTGGCAAGGCTGCAGACTCTTTGACACTGTGATAGAAACTGGTCTGAGTTTTTGCAGGTGTGTAGAGAAAAGAAATCTCTGCGACCATGACCACGTTTGACGACATCTTGGAAGAAGCTGGGAAGTTCGGTCGGTGTCAGAAACGAATCTTCGCCCTGCTGTGCATGGTGTCCATGCCCTGGGCCGGCGTGTACGTCGGCATCGTCTTCCAGGGTTTCACCCCGGATCACTGGTGTCGGGACTCTGGGGTGGTGCAGCGGAGGGAGGCGTGCGGCTGGAGCCTGGCGGAGAGTCGCAGGCTGACGGTGCCTCTGGTCAACAGCTCTGGAGTCCTGCTGCCGAGCACCTGTGAGCAGTATGAGGTGGACTGGAACAGCACGACGTTCACCTGTGATGCACGGGAACTAAAATTCAACGAAACCCCAATAACTGCCTGCAAAGACGGCTGGGAGTATGACTACGAGGGAAGACAGTCCTTTGTTACTGAGGTGAAgcaaataaaactattttagGACAAGAGAAACCTCTGAGGTCACAATAAAGTGCAATGCCACTAAAAGATAGATATATATAAGGGAATTTTGAAACTTCTTACTCTTGTTTAAAGTGTTTCAGGCAAAATAAAGCAGTGAATGGTTATTATCACTGACctaatgtgtgtttattgtcCCAGTTTGACCTGGTGTGTGCCGACGGATGGCTGGTGGACATGTACCAGGCCACTCTCAACGTGGGTTTCCTAGTTGGGAGCATTGCTATCGGCTACCTGGCAGACAGGTAACCTTGAAACATTGCTGCTATAAGATCTACATTGTTTAATTAAACTGACCAATGACTGATATTGTCGCTGTCTGCCTTCGTTCATGTCTCTGCCTCCAGGTTCGGCAGGAAAATGAGCTTCCTGATGTCCAACCTGTTGAATGGAATCGCAGGGATCCTGGTGGCCGTGGCTCCGAACTATGTGTCTTTACTGGTTTTCAGAACGCTTTATGGGTTTGGAGTGAAAGGGGGCTGGGTGGCTGGATATGTGCTGAGTAAGAACAATATGTAACTTTACAGCTTATTTCAAGAACCTCCTAACAAAACATAATGTAACGTGAaacctccttcttcttctttctcagtcACAGAGATCGTGGGAGTAGGAGTTCAGACGTACGGTAGGAGTCATTTACCAGATGTTCTTCAGCGTcggcatcctcctcctccctctgctcgccTACTTCATCACAGACTGGCGCTGGCTGCAGGTTGTCATCACTATCCCCTACATCGTCTTCCTGTCCTACTACTGGTGAGACACTGCCTTCCGgtttcttttattctgttttttactCAGTCTTGAAATTACTCCATGATTCCTTGTagtccattcattcattaaagtgttgtacttgtgcAGGTTCATCCCTGAATCACCAAGATGGCTCCTCTCTCAGAACAAAAAGACCAAAGCTGTAAAGATCACCGAGGACATggccaaagaaaacaagatgaCTCTGTCCAAAAACATCGAggtaactgctgctgcagtattAAAATCTGTGCATCTGTTGCTGATTCAATGCAGTTTTtctatttacttatttattgcAACTTACCTTTCTCTCCACTCgatgttgttttgtatttacacAACAACTACATATACTTAAATATATTGCatttatcaaaacaaaattataaaatacatttaatttaatcctGCCAAAAAGCAGGACTAAATAAATCTGGAAAATGTacactgaaacagttttttaTATTTGATCCTTTAGACTCTGAGAGACGATAATGCTGACTCCACCACTGCCTCCTTCATGGACCTGATCAGAACtccaaaaatgagaaaacacactttCATCCTCAGCTACAACTGGTGAGGTTTCACTCAGACAAAGTAGCTATTTGGTGCAGAAACAATTTCTATCCTCTAACGAAGGAAATAAAATccaccacctcttcctcctccaggttCACCAGTGCTGTGGTCTATCAGGGTTTGATCATGAGGCTGGGGATTCTGGGAGGAAATGTCTACGTCGACTTCCTCATCGCTGGTCCTGTTGGAGTTCCCTGCCTGCCTTTCTCATCCTCTTCACCATTGAACGCATCGGCCGGCGTCTTCCTTTCGCCACCGCCAACATCGTCGCTGGAGCTTCCTGCTTCATCACAGCCTTCATCcctgagagtgagagaagtgATAATCCATT from Lates calcarifer isolate ASB-BC8 linkage group LG7_1, TLL_Latcal_v3, whole genome shotgun sequence carries:
- the LOC108890446 gene encoding LOW QUALITY PROTEIN: solute carrier family 22 member 2-like (The sequence of the model RefSeq protein was modified relative to this genomic sequence to represent the inferred CDS: deleted 3 bases in 2 codons) — protein: MTTFDDILEEAGKFGRCQKRIFALLCMVSMPWAGVYVGIVFQGFTPDHWCRDSGVVQRREACGWSLAESRRLTVPLVNSSGVLLPSTCEQYEVDWNSTTFTCDARELKFNETPITACKDGWEYDYEGRQSFVTEFDLVCADGWLVDMYQATLNVGFLVGSIAIGYLADRFGRKMSFLMSNLLNGIAGILVAVAPNYVSLLVFRTLYGFGVKGGWVAGYVLITEIVGVEFRRTVGVIYQMFFSVGILLLPLLAYFITDWRWLQVVITIPYIVFLSYYWFIPESPRWLLSQNKKTKAVKITEDMAKENKMTLSKNIETLRDDNADSTTASFMDLIRTPKMRKHTFILSYNWFTSAVVYQGLIMRLGILGGNVYVDFLIAGPVGVPCAFLILFTIERIGRRLPFATANIVAGASCFITAFIPESMFWFKTVVACIGRLGITMAFEMVVFVNTELYPTFVRNLGVSVCSTLCDVGGIVAPFLLYRLAVIWLELPLIIFGSLAFLAGGLVLLLPETRGVPLPDTIDDIEFPDRVKEKVALQKQQLANLLPNNDVSTNKDPATV